The Candidatus Desulfofervidus auxilii DNA segment CAAATAAAAAAATTTTTTCCTTTTTCTTATGCTATTCCAGAAGATTTAGCTTTTTATTTTGATATTCCAGAAATAAAAATATATAAAAATAAAGATTTAATAATTTTTTTAGCTTATATAAAAGAAAAATATTTGGCAACTGCTGTATTCAAAAATAGTGTTTCTGAAGAGGAGTTTAAAAAATTTTTTGAAAGCCTTGGAATTTTCAAAAAAGAAATAAAAGTTATAAAGATTTATGGAGATATTTTACCTAAATTAAATATGAATCTAGAAATTATCAGATATCCAGAACCTATATATCCTCCATTTTTAGAAGATATTCCAAAACTAAATCTCTCTTCTTTTAAAGTAAAATCTAAAATAACTTTCAATTTAAATAAATTTGAATATTTTTTAAGATTTATAATTTATTTCCTTCTTGGTTATTCTTTTTTTCTTTATAACTTAAATTATAACTATAAACTTGCTATAGAAGAAATTAAAAGTTCTATACAATTATTAAAAAATCTAAATAACAAAAACTCTCAAAAAGGGTATTCAAAAATTTTTAAAGCACTTAAAAATGAAATAGATGCCTATCCATCTCCTATTTATATATTGGATCTTATTGCTGAGAAATTACCAGAAGGAAGCTATTTAACCCATTTGATAATAAATGGAAAACAAATTGAAATAAGCATTAATACGCAGGATATTTTTTCTGTGCTTATCAATTTTGAAAAAACTCCATATATTAAAAATATAAAATTAAAAAATCAACCAATTAAAGATACTTCTTCGGGATATTATAGATTTGATCTAAGTTTTGAACTTGTAAAATGATTTTAAAAAAATACGATCCTAAAGAATTAAGAAAATTAGGAATTTATTTTATAATCATCCTTTTTATTCTTAACTTTTTTATTGTTCCTTTAAAAAGATCCATAGATGATAAAAAAATAATATTTAAAAATTGGCAAGAGATTTATTCCCAACATATTAAAAATATTAAAAAAACTGAAAAAAATTCTTATCAAGTTTTACAATATTTATTTGATAAAAATATGACTATTTTTGAAATACAAGAAAATATTTTAAAATGTATCTCTCAATTAACTTATGAAAAAGATTTAGAAATGTTAAATTTTGAGCTTTTAGAACCCATTCGTAAAAATAGCATTACTGAAATACCAATCTTTATTCGTTTTAGAGGAAAACCTCAAAAATTTATTGAACTTTTAAAATTTATTGAAAACCAAAAAAAACTTTTTATTATAAAAAATCTTGAAATTACTAAACGCGATAAAAATCTTTATTTTTACATTACATTTTCTGCTTTTAGATTAGAAAAATGAAAAAGATAAGATATTTAAAATATAAAAAATTTTTACCAGATATATTTTTTTTAATAATTTGTCTATCTTTTGGCTTTTTATTATCAAAGATATTTAGTCCTAAAGTTGAAAAAATCCCTACTTTTTTAAAAATCAAAAACTCTAAAAATAAGACCGAAAATAAAATAATTTTAAAAGATACATATTCTGAAAAATTTCTAAAAACTCGAAATATATTTTCTTTAAATGGAAGATATATTTTAAGTTCGTCAACTAAAATAAATAATTCTAAAATACATTATACCTTAATTGGAGTTCTCCAAGGAGAAAAAAAGAAAGCCGTTTTAAAAGATTCTAATGGAAACATTTATTTTTTAGAAAAAGGAGACAAACTTTTAAATGGTTTTGTAATTACAAAAATAAAAA contains these protein-coding regions:
- the pilO gene encoding type 4a pilus biogenesis protein PilO — its product is MILKKYDPKELRKLGIYFIIILFILNFFIVPLKRSIDDKKIIFKNWQEIYSQHIKNIKKTEKNSYQVLQYLFDKNMTIFEIQENILKCISQLTYEKDLEMLNFELLEPIRKNSITEIPIFIRFRGKPQKFIELLKFIENQKKLFIIKNLEITKRDKNLYFYITFSAFRLEK
- a CDS encoding PilN domain-containing protein, with protein sequence MRNLFVGYWYKDYLDIYKKTPKKWELFSSSKLNELKPFKCLFGKKILVIGKDKILHWRKRYPPAPYKKLLKAIKLDLYNLFPSKTLEFIALPFEKTSTYVLFDIWAWENHEFLQIKKFFPFSYAIPEDLAFYFDIPEIKIYKNKDLIIFLAYIKEKYLATAVFKNSVSEEEFKKFFESLGIFKKEIKVIKIYGDILPKLNMNLEIIRYPEPIYPPFLEDIPKLNLSSFKVKSKITFNLNKFEYFLRFIIYFLLGYSFFLYNLNYNYKLAIEEIKSSIQLLKNLNNKNSQKGYSKIFKALKNEIDAYPSPIYILDLIAEKLPEGSYLTHLIINGKQIEISINTQDIFSVLINFEKTPYIKNIKLKNQPIKDTSSGYYRFDLSFELVK